The following are encoded together in the Oncorhynchus gorbuscha isolate QuinsamMale2020 ecotype Even-year linkage group LG03, OgorEven_v1.0, whole genome shotgun sequence genome:
- the LOC124032349 gene encoding tumor necrosis factor receptor superfamily member 14-like isoform X1, with protein MIYLSSAQYFLIGFNFLHVFGSDCGPAEYKKFDGQCCPMCGKGLVVRRDCTIESSTSCIPCIRGTFMNEANGLTKCFPCSPCDPGQGLFTQTECKPTSNTVCHVLDGYYCRSYSSNSECSFAVGHTHCSPGQSTKSPGTKTTDTMCEECQHGFYSQYGVNCTAWTDCAAMGRVKTEDGNSRQDVICNKVPLRIHTTLIVPILLLGLTVAALFGVYLARAKRKKEFHGFYEVPVQETGHLQVSTSNSLEETAENVPGNVVADVPLN; from the exons ATGATATACCTGTCGTCTGCACAGTATTTCCTCATTG GTTTTAATTTTCTGCATGTATTTGGAAGCGATTGTGGTCCAGCCGAATACAAAAAGTTTGATGGGCAGTGCTGCCCAATGTGTGGTAAAG GATTGGTGGTCCGGAGAGATTGTACAATAGAGTCCAGCACATCTTGTATACCCTGTATCAGAGGGACCTTCATGAACGAGGCCAATGGTCTAACCAAGTGCTTTCCCTGCAGTCCCTGTGACCcag GACAGGgcctgttcactcagacagagtgCAAACCAACAAGTAACACAGTCTGCCACGTTCTAGATGGATACTACTGTAGAAGCTACTCATCCAACTCTGAGTGTAGCTTTGCAGTAGGACATACACACTGTTCACCGGGACAGAGTACTAAATCACCTG GTACAAAGACAACAGATACCATGTGTGAGGAGTGTCAGCATGGCTTTTACTCACAATATGGTGTGAACTGCACTGCTTGGACTGA TTGTGCAGCAATGGGACGCGTGAAGACTGAAGATGGAAATTCTAGACAAGATGTTATTTGTAACAAAGTGCCACTAAGGATCCATACCACTCTAATAGTTCCAATATTATTATTAGGCCTAACAGTTGCTGCACTGTTTGGTGTCTACCTGGCAAGAG CTAAACGTAAGAAAG AGTTCCATGGATTCTATGAG GTTCCTGTGCAAGAAACGGGACATCTACAAGTATCTACCAGTAACTCCCT AGAGGAAACAGCAGAAAATGTACCTGGTAATGTTGTAGCTGATGTTCCACTAAACTGA
- the LOC124032349 gene encoding tumor necrosis factor receptor superfamily member 14-like isoform X2 codes for MCGKGLVVRRDCTIESSTSCIPCIRGTFMNEANGLTKCFPCSPCDPGQGLFTQTECKPTSNTVCHVLDGYYCRSYSSNSECSFAVGHTHCSPGQSTKSPGTKTTDTMCEECQHGFYSQYGVNCTAWTDCAAMGRVKTEDGNSRQDVICNKVPLRIHTTLIVPILLLGLTVAALFGVYLARAKRKKEFHGFYEVPVQETGHLQVSTSNSLEETAENVPGNVVADVPLN; via the exons ATGTGTGGTAAAG GATTGGTGGTCCGGAGAGATTGTACAATAGAGTCCAGCACATCTTGTATACCCTGTATCAGAGGGACCTTCATGAACGAGGCCAATGGTCTAACCAAGTGCTTTCCCTGCAGTCCCTGTGACCcag GACAGGgcctgttcactcagacagagtgCAAACCAACAAGTAACACAGTCTGCCACGTTCTAGATGGATACTACTGTAGAAGCTACTCATCCAACTCTGAGTGTAGCTTTGCAGTAGGACATACACACTGTTCACCGGGACAGAGTACTAAATCACCTG GTACAAAGACAACAGATACCATGTGTGAGGAGTGTCAGCATGGCTTTTACTCACAATATGGTGTGAACTGCACTGCTTGGACTGA TTGTGCAGCAATGGGACGCGTGAAGACTGAAGATGGAAATTCTAGACAAGATGTTATTTGTAACAAAGTGCCACTAAGGATCCATACCACTCTAATAGTTCCAATATTATTATTAGGCCTAACAGTTGCTGCACTGTTTGGTGTCTACCTGGCAAGAG CTAAACGTAAGAAAG AGTTCCATGGATTCTATGAG GTTCCTGTGCAAGAAACGGGACATCTACAAGTATCTACCAGTAACTCCCT AGAGGAAACAGCAGAAAATGTACCTGGTAATGTTGTAGCTGATGTTCCACTAAACTGA